The segment TCCGCTTTGGCCTGGGTCTTGGCTTCGAGCTCTTCCGTCAGGAGGCCCTTGGTGCGAAGCAGCGCCTTGAGCCGGGTAATCGGGTCCTTGGCCGCCCAGTCCTCAAGCTCGTTGGCGTCGCGGTAACGGGTGGGATCATCCGCCGTCGTGTGCGGGCCCATGCGATAGGTCACCGCTTCGATGAACGTAGGTCCGCCGCCCTTGCGGGCCCGGTCCAGTGCAATCCGGGTGACCGCTAGGACAGCCAGGACGTCGTTCCCGTCGACCCGCATGCTGGGGATTCCGAAGCCTGAAGCACGGTCGGCGATCTGGATATGGGACTGAATCCGGACGGGTTCGGAGATGGCCCAGTGGTTGTTCTGGCAGATGAAGACCACGGGCACTTGGAAGCTCGCCGCGAAAACCATTGCCTCGTTGACATCGCCTTCGCTCGTGGCGCCATCGCCGAAGTAGGCGACCGCGACGGAGTCTGCTCCGTCGTGCTGGATGCCCATCGCGTAGCCGGTTGCGTGCAGCGATTGCGAACCGATGATGATCTGCTGGGTGGCAATGTTGTGGCGGTACGGGTCCCATCCGGCGGAAGCGTTACCGCGCCAGGCACGGACCAAGTCTGTTGGCTCCACACCGCGACAGTAGGCGACGCCGTTGTCACGGTAGCTGGGGAAAACAAAGTCGTCATCCCGGAGGGCCCGGCCCGAACCGATCTGCGATGCTTCCTGGCCTAGCAGCGGCGGCCACAAGGCCAGCTCGCCCTGACGCTGCAAGGCGGTTGCCTCGGCGTCGATGCGGCGGATGACCATCATGTCCTCGTACAGCGAGCACAGCTGCTCGTCCGTGACATCGCTGACCCAGAGATCGAACTCCGGGTGGCTGATGCGTTCCCCTTCCGGGGAAATCAGTTGGACCAGATCCCCGCCGGTCCGACGCGGGCTTGTTGCACTGATTCCGGGATTCGAAGCCTTGTAGGCGTCCTGGCCGGGTTCGTCCGTCAACACAGTTGATCGCACCTTTCAGCTTGTGCTCGCAGGCCTTTGGAGGGACTTGTGATCCAGCCGCTGGCCAGCATCCGGGCGTCGTCGCCTGGATTAATTGTGACCCTACTCACAATGCTCATTGGGTACAACCACCGTTGAAAATTCTGCGCATTCTGCCCTATCTGGACGGTGGTCACCGTGCTAACGTTGCGCATTATGCAAGCTTTAGATGGCACCGACACACGCCTGCTTTCGGCCATGGCGAAGGACCCCCGCGGCACGGTTGTGGCCCTGGCGCAGAAGCTGGGACTATCGCGGAATACGGTTCAGGCGCGGATGGCCCAACTGGAAAAGAAACATGCGTTTCTCTCCTTCGAACGGCGCATCAACCCTGCCGCCCTCGGCTACCCCCTCATGGCGTTCATCTCGGTGCATGTGCAGCAGCAAAAGCTTGGACAGCTTGCCTTGGACCTCGCCGAAATCCCGGAAATCCTGGAGGGGTACGGCCTGACCGGTTCGGCTGACCTGCTGCTGCGCGTAGTGGCGCTCGACGCCGAGGATTTGTTCCGGATCAACGGCAAGATCCTTGCGTGTGACGGAGTGGAACGAACGGACACTGCCATGTCGATGGGCGAATTGATTCCCTTCCGCGTGCAGCCGTTGTTGAACCGCAATACCAAGACGGCGCTCCGAACCGGCTGAGCCCGCTCCGGCGGATGCCCTTGCTCCTCACTGGAATGTGCGATTTGATGCAGGTGGACGCCTTGGGGGCCGGCTGGCGGCTCCCGTCCGGTGTTGGCGACGCAGGACTGGCCGCCGGGAAGGGGAACCACCGTGAGCACCCCGCAAGTACCGCCACAGCCGGACCAGGACCCCCAAGCCGTCCCGCCGGCGTCGGGAGTCGGAGCATCGCAATACGGCAGCACGCCGCCTTACGGTCCACCGGGCCAGTATCCCGCCCCCTACGCCCCGCCAGGCCAATACGCCCCGCCGGGTCAATATCCGGCTCCGGCCCCCGGGCAGTACCCCGGCCCCTACGGAATGCCTGTCCCGCCGCCCGCGAAGAACCGAAAGCTCCTCTGGATCATTCTTGGAGCGGTGGGCGCGGCCCTCGTGCTGATCATCGTGGGGGTCGTCGTGCTGGTCAACGTACTGGGAAGTGCGACGAACAGGGCCCGGACCATCTCCGACGATTTCACCCGCCTGATCGTGAATGGCCAAAGCTCGCAAGCCTACGACCAGTACATGCACCCTTCCCTCACCCAAAACCTGTCGAAAGATGAGTTCGTTGCCGGCGTCGAGGGACTCGGACTGGACAACACTTGCAAGCCCCACTACGACTCCGTGAACGTCAGTTCAGTCAACGGCACCAACACGGCCGACGTTGTCGGAACCTTGCAGTGCCAAGGCAAAATCCTTGATCTCGCGTACAGCTTCGAAGGCAATGATTTGAAGATGGACGCCATCCGTCTCCGGCCGCAGGGCTAGCGTCGAAAAAATTCGTCCCATCCACCCATCCATAGCCCCGGGTGGTCCGAATATCTGGTTGAGAGCCCCGTCCGGGGTTTCGAACACAGGCCGGATACAAAACCGGCCATACCGGAAGGTTTGGACCATGCGCACTTCGCCCAACCGCCTGATCGCCACCATCTTTGGAGCCGTCTACCTGCTCGTGGGTGTCGTTGGATTCTTCGTCACCTCGGGAATTGGATTCTTCGCCACCGAGGGTGCCAATCTGATCATCTTTGCGGTAAACCCCTTGCACAACATCATCCACCTCGCCATCGGCGCTGCCCTGCTCTACTCGGGCATGAACAGCACTGTGCTGTCCAAGACCGTCAACACCACAGTCGGCGCCGTCTACTTGCTTGTCGGCATCCTCGGGCTGTTCCTCGTGGGCTCCGCACTGAACATCATTGCCCTTAACGGCGCAGACAACGTCCTGCACCTGGCCAGCGCAGTGGTGCTTCTCGGCGTCGGTCTCTCGCAGGACAAGGTTCCGGCCACCACCGCCAGGGCCCACGTCTAGAAGACCTCGAAACCCGGAAGGAGCCGTCCGTGTCAGCTCAAGCAGCGACGTCCGTGGGACCCACCATTGGGGCCTCCCTCACCCTGTTTTCTTGTTTCGCGGGAATGGGGGCCGGCCTCGTGGAGCTTTCCATCGCATCGAGCGACATTTCGGGCCGGGGAGCCCTTATGTGGGCGGGCGGCGTCTTCGCGGCCTGGGGCCTGGCCCTGCTCGCCAGCTCGATTGCCAGCCTGCAACGCGGGCGGCTCCGGTTCCGCAAGCCAACAACCATAGGCCTCCTCGCGGCCGTGCTTGTCCACGTCGGATTCCTGGTTGCCGGCATGGCCCAAAGAATGCTCGACGGCGGGCATCTGGCGGCTCTTTTCCTGGTCCTGATGGCCCTGGGATCCTCTGCCTGGCTCGCCCGCAGGTACCTCGACGACGACGGCGGAGCCGCCTCGGGTCCCCCGCGGGCCGGTGCGCTTTTGGGCGCTGCCTTCGCCGCCGCCGTCGTGGTCGCAGCAATTACGACGCCGGGGCTCGCCGCCTCGGTGGCCGGAGCGCACGCCGTCCCGCATGGAGAGCACTCGCTGCCGGGCGGCCACAACCACTAAGACCTCTCTGCCAAGCGGCAACAGCGATCCCTCCCACACTGAGTGCGGGAGGGATCGCTGTGTTGGACCGGTAGTCCTAGTGGTTCACCGCTTTCTCGGCTCCTACGCCGGTCAGGGAACGGACTTCCATCTCGGCCTGCTTCGCCGTGTCTTCGCGCCGCTTGTCCACGACGGTTCCGAGCCAGCCAAGCAGGAAGGCGAGCGGAATGGACACGATTCCCGGGTTGCTCAACGGGAAGATGGCGAAGTTGGCACCAGGGATCATTGACGTCTTGGCACCGGAAACAACCGGCGACAAGGCAATGAGGATGATGGCCGCCGACAGTCCGCCGTACATGCTCCAGATGGCGCCCTGGGTGGTGAACTTCTTCCAGAACAGGGAGTAGAGGATGGTCGGCAAATTCGCTGACGCCGCCACTGCGAAGGCGAGGGCGACAAGGAACGCTACGTTCTGGCCATTGGCGAAAATACCGCCAACGATCGCAAGGACCCCGATGACCACCACAGTCCGCCGGGCCACTTTGACCTCGGTTCCGGCGCCGGCCTTGCCCTTGGAGATGACGTTCGCATAGATATCGTGGGCGAACGACGCCGCTGCCGTGATGGTCAAGCCCGCCACCACCGCAAGGATGGTGGCGAACGCGACGGCCGAGATGAAGCCCAGCAGCAACGGCCCGCCCAGGTGGAACGCCAGGAGCGGCGCAGCGGAGTTCACCCCGCCGGGGGCCGACTTGATGGTGTCGGCTCCAACGAGGGCTGCCGCGCCGTAGCCGAGGACCAGGGTAAACAGGTAGAACAACCCGATCAGCCAGATGGACCAGACCACCGATTTGCGGGCTTCCTTGGCCGTGGGCACAGTGTAGAAGCGCATCAGCACGTGTGGCAGGGCGGCCGTGCCGAGGACGAGTGCCAAGCCGAGGGACAGGAAGTCCAGCTTGGAGGTCTCGGTCTTGCCGTACTGCAGGCCGGGGTTCAGCACGTTGGGGTTCTTGGCAGAGTCTGCGGCAGCACCCAACAGGTTCGACAGGTTGAAGCCGTAGATGGACAGCACCCAGAGCGTCATGACTGCCGCACCGCAGATGAGCAGCACGGCTTTGATGATCTGGACCCAGGTGGTGCCCTTCATTCCTCCGATCAGCACGTACATGATCATGAGGGCGCCGACGACGACGATCACCAGGGCTTGTCCGCCCCAGTCGCTG is part of the Arthrobacter ramosus genome and harbors:
- the pdhA gene encoding pyruvate dehydrogenase (acetyl-transferring) E1 component subunit alpha — encoded protein: MLTDEPGQDAYKASNPGISATSPRRTGGDLVQLISPEGERISHPEFDLWVSDVTDEQLCSLYEDMMVIRRIDAEATALQRQGELALWPPLLGQEASQIGSGRALRDDDFVFPSYRDNGVAYCRGVEPTDLVRAWRGNASAGWDPYRHNIATQQIIIGSQSLHATGYAMGIQHDGADSVAVAYFGDGATSEGDVNEAMVFAASFQVPVVFICQNNHWAISEPVRIQSHIQIADRASGFGIPSMRVDGNDVLAVLAVTRIALDRARKGGGPTFIEAVTYRMGPHTTADDPTRYRDANELEDWAAKDPITRLKALLRTKGLLTEELEAKTQAKADEVARNLRAGVINMPDPAPLDLFKHVYSTPNSWIERQKDHYSRYLESFSGSTQEGAL
- a CDS encoding Lrp/AsnC family transcriptional regulator encodes the protein MQALDGTDTRLLSAMAKDPRGTVVALAQKLGLSRNTVQARMAQLEKKHAFLSFERRINPAALGYPLMAFISVHVQQQKLGQLALDLAEIPEILEGYGLTGSADLLLRVVALDAEDLFRINGKILACDGVERTDTAMSMGELIPFRVQPLLNRNTKTALRTG
- a CDS encoding DUF4383 domain-containing protein, with translation MRTSPNRLIATIFGAVYLLVGVVGFFVTSGIGFFATEGANLIIFAVNPLHNIIHLAIGAALLYSGMNSTVLSKTVNTTVGAVYLLVGILGLFLVGSALNIIALNGADNVLHLASAVVLLGVGLSQDKVPATTARAHV
- a CDS encoding solute symporter family protein is translated as MSAMVPMVNVAALKDTTLLNMGIFALFVLVTMVIVFRASRNNKTAADYYAAGRSFTGSQNGTAIAGDYLSAASFLGITGAIAVNGYDGFLYSIGFLVAWLVALLLVAELMRNTGKFTMADVLSFRLRQRPVRIAAALTTLAVCFFYLLAQMAGAGSLISLLLGISDWGGQALVIVVVGALMIMYVLIGGMKGTTWVQIIKAVLLICGAAVMTLWVLSIYGFNLSNLLGAAADSAKNPNVLNPGLQYGKTETSKLDFLSLGLALVLGTAALPHVLMRFYTVPTAKEARKSVVWSIWLIGLFYLFTLVLGYGAAALVGADTIKSAPGGVNSAAPLLAFHLGGPLLLGFISAVAFATILAVVAGLTITAAASFAHDIYANVISKGKAGAGTEVKVARRTVVVIGVLAIVGGIFANGQNVAFLVALAFAVAASANLPTILYSLFWKKFTTQGAIWSMYGGLSAAIILIALSPVVSGAKTSMIPGANFAIFPLSNPGIVSIPLAFLLGWLGTVVDKRREDTAKQAEMEVRSLTGVGAEKAVNH